ACTTTGCAGTTACCTCCCTTAGTCAGAGATGTTTTAGCATTGTGGGCAAGAGAGATGTTGCATCAATATGAACTAAAATTTGATTCCCGTTCCAAAGCATTACAAATATTTTTAGATGCAGTACAGGGACACATTGGCGATGCAATGGCATTAATTCGCCGTCTGCAAACTTTATCCTATGCTGATGGGTTAATTACTGAGCAAGAAGTAGAGCAAGCAATTGAAGGATTACTCAAAGATTTATCTATCACCTTTGAGTCATTACTGATGTTGCTCCCCCCCAACCAAGTACACTTATTAGAGTGTTTAGCTCTCGATCCTACAGAAAGACCTCAAAGCAAAGAATATATTCAAAAACATGGTCTTTCTCGTGGTGGTAGCCTACAAGGTGCTTTGAGTGGATTGCAGCACAAAGGCTTAATTTATGGTGCCGAGCAAGGTTATAAGTTAGCATTGCCTTTACTGGCTTTGTGGTTGCGTCAGCGCTTGAGTTAAACTACTCCCTTCCCGGTCTAAGATTACCTATAATTTTCCTTCTTCTCTACGTTCGCGTAGCGTGTCGAAGACAGACGCTCCGCGAATGCGCCTTTGCGCCTTTGCGCCTTCTCTACGAGACGCTCCGCGAATGCGTGAGCTAAAAATTATTTCCCTACGGGACGCTCCGCGAACGGTAATCTTCCAGCGGTTCGGGAGTAATTGATAATTCAATCAGCGTTTTTGGCGTCCCTCGATGAGGTGTAGGGGCGCAAGGCCTTGCGCCCCTACGAAGATCTGTGGTTATTGGGTGAAAATCATAGTTTTGTTTTTTCGCGCCGACTTATTTACCGATCAAAATGACGCCGGAAGCGGGGGTCAAGGTCGTTGTTTTTTTTCTGATTACAGGTGCTACAGAGGGTTTGGAGATTGCTGATATCATTTTGACCACCACGGGAAAGGGGAATGATATGGTCGATAGTCAGGTTGGTTTCTAATGTAGTTTTACCACAACTTTGACATTGGCATTTATCCCGCTCGAAGACATATTTTTTCACTTCGGGAGGGATGCGAATTCTAGGAGTTTTATTCATGAATTTTGACTAAATTCCTGATAATCTAGTTGTATTTGGGTAGAGTAACTGCGTGCATAGTCCAGAATTTGATGATGCCAATCAGGGGAATGAGCAAACTTAATTAAATCATCGGCGATCGCCGAACCTTGTCTACCACCACTGCGTAATTGATCCCAGGCTGTAACTTGACCCATTGTCTGCATCAATTTTTCTAAACGTCCCACTTTACCATCCGCTGATTGCAGATTTACTTTGTCTTGTTCTGGCTGTAATTCCCGTAGCAGATAAGATTGAGTCCCTTCGACTATCGCCCCTAAAAGCGCCGGTGGTGTTCCTTGTACCCGTTGTTGGATAGCTACCTGTCGAGCAGCTTGACTTTGCCACAGGGGCTGAGGCAGAGTTAAATAAGGCTGTAATGAGCTATTTTGTGCTTGCTTGAAATCTAATAAATAATTACCATCAGGTGAACCTTTACCTTCAACCAAAATTACATAACGTTCTAGTCCTAAACTCCCAGTACCTGCTATACGTTGCTGCACATCTAACACTTTGAAAAAATCTGCATTTTCTTGCTTTGTAGATTTTTGCCAAATAGCCAGTAATTTTTTGACTTTTTGTTGTTCTGCTTCCGTGGCTTCTTTGACACGTTTTTCATCAATAATTAAGCGACGCTTACCTTTCTTTTCTTCTGTACGCTTATCTAAAAATTCTGGGCGATCGCGTTTCTTTAAACTTTCTAATAAATCCTTAACTAAGCCTTGAGAAGTTTCCTTTTCCACATTCCTAGCTTGTCCTTGTGCTAAGGTATTGGTGTAGGTATCTAGAAATTTATTGCACAAATTTACTGACTCTGATTCATTCACTTTCAGGGTGGATGCACCAACGATAATACTGGTAATGAACCGGGCTATATCCCAGGTACAAGGAGCAATAACTGCTTCGTCAAAATCGTTGATATCAAAATAAACTAATCGATTATCACCTTTATAACTGCCAAAGTTTTCTACATGCAAGTCTCCACAAATCCACACTGGTGGTGCTGCATTTAATGATGACTTTTTGGGGAAGTCTTCATAAAATAGGTGACAAGTTCCGCGATAAAAGCTAAAAATATCATGACGCATTGCCTTGTACTTGAGTTTAAGTATTTCTGGGTTACGTCCTTGGTTAAATTTCTGGATTCTGTCAACGATATTATTCGTCATAATTTTTAATTTACATACCATCTTATTGTTGCTATTCTCTCACTTATTTCGCGAGATTTTTGTAAATTTTTATTCATAAATTTTCCTTTGCGCC
The Gloeotrichia echinulata CP02 DNA segment above includes these coding regions:
- a CDS encoding HNH endonuclease, whose translation is MNKTPRIRIPPEVKKYVFERDKCQCQSCGKTTLETNLTIDHIIPLSRGGQNDISNLQTLCSTCNQKKNNDLDPRFRRHFDR
- a CDS encoding DUF2252 domain-containing protein, producing MTNNIVDRIQKFNQGRNPEILKLKYKAMRHDIFSFYRGTCHLFYEDFPKKSSLNAAPPVWICGDLHVENFGSYKGDNRLVYFDINDFDEAVIAPCTWDIARFITSIIVGASTLKVNESESVNLCNKFLDTYTNTLAQGQARNVEKETSQGLVKDLLESLKKRDRPEFLDKRTEEKKGKRRLIIDEKRVKEATEAEQQKVKKLLAIWQKSTKQENADFFKVLDVQQRIAGTGSLGLERYVILVEGKGSPDGNYLLDFKQAQNSSLQPYLTLPQPLWQSQAARQVAIQQRVQGTPPALLGAIVEGTQSYLLRELQPEQDKVNLQSADGKVGRLEKLMQTMGQVTAWDQLRSGGRQGSAIADDLIKFAHSPDWHHQILDYARSYSTQIQLDYQEFSQNS